One part of the Vanessa cardui chromosome 2, ilVanCard2.1, whole genome shotgun sequence genome encodes these proteins:
- the LOC124535794 gene encoding granzyme A-like, which translates to MTNDCYKEFKGWCKSFTRTETYLSALQLVLLVVFILILTFTILHIVVCFKNKEMSKVKEDTDVVTSATITEEPTHLDIFTFTKHLTSQSQTLSKHIECTWTPSIKTTAVTHYYDSELISNKPVITPESSINELNPSQQAWASTDFSIEDNTEKLYDGEYVDEVKKGYLLALVKIKPPRDITFGCILTIVAQSWTLTAASCIEAIEEVDSLDSFVIVRGFGEKDEENIYIVSDILIHPQYQGVNVSYDLAALKSEGNVAKGINQMVILPTMVDYFSITIGETLSILGYGKYRNLDKDPRTRRVRSVRVHRLPAQQCARGEAGALRHLWGARGARRAACGAGALCAGALRARARPCHYCAGAPLLRRRVLLGVMSDNPQCGAACEPALYVNLALLRGWLDSVIHSD; encoded by the exons atgactaATGATTGTTATAAGGAGTTTAAAGGATGGTGCAAATCATTTACAAGAACTGAGACTTATTTGTCAGCGCTACAACTTGTGCTTCTTGTAGTGTTTATCCTGATTTTGACATTTACCATTCTTCACATTGTGgtttgctttaaaaataaagagatgAGTAAAGTAAAAGAAGACACTGATGTAGTTACAAGTGCTACCATAACTGAAGAACCGACACATCTGGATATATTCACATTCACCAAACATCTCACCAGTCAAAGTCAAACACTTTCAAAGCATATAGAATGCACTTGGACACCATCCATAAAAACAACTGCTGTTACACATTATTATGATAGTGAGTTGATATCCAATAAGCCTGTTATAACTCCAGAATCTAGTATCAATGAATTGAATCCATCACAACAGGCATGGGCCTCTACAGACTTTTCCATTGAAGACAACACAGAGAAGTTATATGACGGAGAATATGTAGATGAAGTAAAGAAAGGTTACCTTTTAGCACTGGTCAAGATTAAGCCTCCACGAGATATAACATTTGGATGTATATTAACAATTGTCGCTCAAAGTTGGACTTTAACCGCTGCAAGTTGCATAGAGGCCATCGAGGAGGTGGATTCTTTAGACTCTTTTGTTATAGTACGAGGTTTTGGTGAAAAGgatgaagaaaatatttatatagtgtcTGACATACTGATACATCCACAATATCAAGGAGTGAATGTAAGCTATGATCTGGCTGCTTTAAAATCTGAAGGAAATGTTGCAAAAGGGATCAATCAAATGGTAATATTACCAACTATGGTGGACtatttttcaattacaattGGCGAGACCCTATCCATTTTAGGATATGGAAAATATAG AAACTTAGACAAGGATCCCCGGACTCGACGAGTTCGCTCGGTGCGAGTTCACCGGCTGCCGGCGCAGCAGTGCGCGCGCGGCGAGGCGGGGGCGCTGCGCCACCTGTGGGGCGCGCGcggggcgcggcgcgcggcgtgcGGGGCGGGCGCGCTGTGCGCCGGCGCACTgcgggcgcgcgcgcggccGTGCCACTACTGCGCGGGCGCGCCGCTGCTGCGCCGCCGCGTGCTGCTGGGCGTCATGAGCGACAACCCGCAGTGCGGCGCGGCCTGCGAGCCGGCGCTCTACGTCAACTTGGCGCTCCTCCGGGGCTGGCTCGACTCCGTTATACATTCTGATTGA
- the LOC124535803 gene encoding U11/U12 small nuclear ribonucleoprotein 35 kDa protein-like, with translation MAREECDFQKYVTTTYDPIKVGSIDGTDSEPHDRAILRALQSDYVPNKQVKGNPDHTIFIARLNPRTTQDTVFTEFSKFGKVINCRLVRDIVTGKSKQYAFVEYESISTLDRVLREMHKEYIDGSEIIVEREAERRLKGWRPRRLGGGFGGRKESGQLRFGCRDRPFRKPILITQK, from the exons atggctCGTGAAGAATGTGACTTTCAAAAATACGTGACAACTACTTACGACCCAATAAAAGTTGGATCTATTGATG GTACAGATAGTGAACCACATGATCGTGCTATTTTAAGAGCTTTACAATCAGACTACGTCCCTAATAAACAAGTCAAGGGAAACCCTGATCATACTATTTTTATAGCACGTCTAAACCCAAGAACAACACAA GACACAGTTTTCACAGAATTCTCAAAATTCGGAAAAGTAATTAATTGTCGCTTAGTTAGAGATATAGTTACTGGTAAATCTAAGCAATATGCTTTTGTAGAGTATGAAAGTATTTCAACCTTGGACCGAGTTTTACGCGAGATGCATAAAGAATATATAGATGGCAGTGAGATTATAGTTGAGAGAGAGGCAGAGAGGAGACTGAAAGGCTGGCGGCCCAGGAGACTTGGTGGGGGCTTTGGAGGACGAAAGGAATCTGGCCAGCTAAGGTTTGGCTGCAGAGATAGACCTTTTAGAAAACCCATATTAATCActcaaaaatga